From Caldilineales bacterium, one genomic window encodes:
- a CDS encoding molybdopterin molybdotransferase MoeA, which produces MPEFFRVLTPTAAWGRLAEHYRPISRPESVSTFDALDRVLAVAVFAPHDLPQFARSTVDGYAVRAQDAFGASSSLPAFLDVVGEADMGRAATQAVARGQAILVHTGGMIPPGADAVVMIENTQKADERSIEVLAAPAVGENIIQVGEDVGEGEMILPAGHRLRPQDIGGLLALGITMASVARPPRVAILSTGDEVIPPDQTPGPGQVRDINSYTLKALTQRAGGEPVLFGIVPDQRPALQAAVRQAVATCDIVVLSAGSSVSYRDMSVDVIAGLGEPGILAHGISIRPGKPTIVAVAEGKAVFGLPGNPVSAMVLFDLFVAPAIRLALGAEPFSGFEPQLQARLARQISSAAGREDHIQVRLEEREGELWAVPVFGKSNLIYTLVRADGVVRVHLDSLGVEQGVWVTATLHE; this is translated from the coding sequence ATGCCCGAATTCTTCCGCGTCCTCACCCCCACGGCCGCCTGGGGCCGGCTGGCCGAACACTATCGGCCCATATCCCGCCCCGAATCGGTCTCCACTTTCGACGCCCTCGACCGGGTGCTGGCGGTCGCTGTTTTTGCGCCCCATGATCTGCCCCAATTCGCCCGCAGCACCGTCGATGGCTATGCTGTGCGGGCGCAGGATGCGTTCGGGGCCTCGTCCAGCCTGCCGGCTTTTTTGGATGTGGTGGGCGAGGCGGACATGGGCCGGGCGGCAACGCAGGCGGTGGCGAGGGGTCAGGCCATCCTCGTCCACACCGGCGGCATGATCCCGCCCGGCGCCGATGCGGTGGTGATGATCGAGAACACGCAGAAGGCCGACGAGCGCAGTATCGAGGTGCTGGCCGCGCCGGCCGTGGGCGAGAATATCATCCAGGTGGGCGAGGATGTGGGCGAGGGTGAGATGATCCTGCCGGCCGGGCATCGTCTGCGCCCGCAAGATATTGGGGGATTGCTGGCGCTGGGGATCACGATGGCGTCGGTCGCCCGGCCCCCGCGTGTGGCCATCCTTTCCACCGGCGATGAGGTCATCCCGCCCGACCAGACGCCCGGCCCCGGCCAGGTGCGCGACATCAATTCCTACACCCTGAAGGCGCTGACGCAGCGCGCCGGCGGCGAGCCGGTGCTCTTCGGCATCGTCCCCGACCAGCGGCCGGCGCTGCAAGCCGCCGTGCGCCAGGCGGTCGCGACCTGCGACATCGTCGTGCTCAGCGCCGGGTCATCGGTCAGTTACCGCGATATGAGCGTGGATGTGATTGCCGGCCTGGGCGAGCCGGGCATCCTGGCCCATGGCATCTCCATCCGCCCCGGCAAACCGACGATCGTGGCCGTGGCCGAGGGCAAGGCCGTGTTCGGGCTACCGGGCAATCCCGTCAGCGCCATGGTGCTGTTCGACCTGTTCGTGGCTCCGGCCATCCGCCTGGCCCTGGGCGCCGAACCGTTTTCGGGCTTCGAGCCGCAACTTCAGGCCCGGTTGGCCCGGCAGATCAGCAGCGCCGCCGGTCGCGAGGATCACATCCAGGTGCGGCTGGAGGAGCGGGAGGGCGAGTTGTGGGCCGTGCCCGTCTTCGGCAAATCGAATTTGATCTACACCCTCGTGCGCGCGGACGGCGTGGTGCGGGTGCATCTCGACAGTTTGGGGGTGGAGCAGGGGGTGTGGGTGACGGCGACGCTGCACGAATGA
- a CDS encoding metallophosphoesterase, with product MPPAAIISHPPTFVIGDIHGYRDRLAKLLFDAGLVGSDLSWQGAGSHLWFLGDFCDRGPDGIGVIELVMGLQKRAAAAGGNVSVLLGNHDLLLLAVYEMGDQLMGSEGVTFREEWLRNGGQVSDLSRLEARHIAWLKQLAVMAKVEDWLLLHADSLLYLRHGETVDAINHSFKTILHANNAAAWGAMLTPFATRNAFTGQNDAVLTRFLTTFGARWLVHGHTPISTVTGQAPETITAPSVYAGGKCVNVDGGIYLGGPGFVFELPI from the coding sequence ATGCCACCTGCTGCCATCATTTCTCATCCGCCTACCTTCGTCATTGGCGACATCCACGGCTACCGAGACAGACTGGCGAAATTGTTGTTTGACGCCGGCCTGGTCGGATCCGATCTGAGCTGGCAAGGGGCTGGCTCCCACCTTTGGTTCTTGGGCGATTTCTGCGACCGAGGCCCCGATGGCATCGGCGTGATCGAATTGGTAATGGGCCTCCAGAAGCGGGCTGCCGCAGCAGGCGGAAATGTGTCGGTGCTGCTCGGCAATCATGATCTGCTGTTGCTGGCGGTCTATGAGATGGGCGACCAGCTGATGGGCAGCGAGGGCGTGACGTTTCGCGAGGAGTGGTTGCGCAATGGCGGGCAAGTATCCGACCTGAGCAGGCTGGAGGCCCGGCACATAGCCTGGTTGAAGCAGTTAGCCGTCATGGCTAAGGTGGAGGATTGGCTGTTACTACACGCCGATTCGCTGCTCTATTTGCGTCACGGCGAGACGGTGGACGCCATCAACCACAGCTTCAAGACGATTCTGCACGCCAACAATGCGGCCGCTTGGGGCGCCATGCTCACGCCATTCGCCACGCGCAATGCCTTTACCGGGCAGAATGACGCGGTGTTGACCCGTTTCCTGACGACGTTTGGCGCGCGATGGCTGGTGCATGGCCATACGCCGATCAGCACGGTCACAGGCCAGGCGCCCGAAACCATAACGGCGCCATCTGTCTATGCCGGTGGAAAGTGCGTCAATGTGGACGGCGGCATCTATTTGGGTGGGCCGGGGTTTGTGTTTGAGTTGCCGATTTGA